Proteins from a single region of Rhodospirillales bacterium:
- a CDS encoding propionyl-CoA synthetase yields MTGSYEDAFNRSISDPEGFWGEAAEGIHWFKKWDKVLDDTNKPFYRWFSGGIVNTCYNALDRHVEGGRADQLALIYDSPVTGNTVRTYTYRQLRDEVAAFAGVLVGLGVGKGDRVIVYMPMVPEAPIAMLACARIGAVHSVVFGGFASNELAVRIDDALPKAIVTASCGIEVGRVIDYKPLIEGAIALSDHKPDAVIIKQRPQNLWELQSGQYDWDESAAKATPAECVPVAATDPLYILYTSGTTGQPKGVVRDNGGHLVALNWSMKNIYDVEPGEVWWAASDVGWVVGHSYIVYAPLIYGATTVVYEGKPVGTPDAGAFWRMIEQHNVVSLFTAPTAFRAIKRDDPKAELMAKYDLSKFRILFLAGERTDPDTLQWAMNAVKRPVIDHWWQTETGWAIAANCMGLDVLPVKPGSPTRPVPGWNVMVLDEANKEVGRGQSGTICVKLPLPPGALPTLWNNDDRFVKSYLTEFPGYYTTADAGFMDEDGYVYIMARTDDVINVAGHRLSTGAMEEVLARHDDVAECAVVGVYDNFKGQLPVGFVVLKAGVSKSHEQIVKELVKMVRDQIGPVAAFKTATVIDRLPKTRSGKILRGTIQKIADNEPWKMPATIDDPAILDEIKGALEQIGYASARKEAASSPAE; encoded by the coding sequence ATGACTGGATCATACGAGGACGCCTTTAATCGCTCCATTTCAGATCCGGAAGGTTTCTGGGGTGAGGCCGCGGAAGGCATTCACTGGTTCAAGAAATGGGATAAGGTTCTCGACGACACGAACAAGCCGTTCTATCGCTGGTTTTCCGGTGGCATCGTCAATACGTGTTACAACGCCCTCGATCGTCACGTTGAAGGCGGCCGGGCGGATCAGCTGGCGCTGATTTATGACAGCCCGGTGACCGGCAATACCGTCCGGACCTATACCTATCGTCAGTTGCGCGACGAAGTCGCGGCGTTTGCCGGCGTTCTCGTCGGACTGGGTGTGGGTAAGGGCGACCGGGTTATCGTCTACATGCCGATGGTCCCGGAAGCACCGATCGCCATGCTTGCCTGCGCGCGCATCGGCGCCGTTCACTCCGTCGTATTTGGCGGGTTTGCCTCGAACGAACTGGCCGTGCGCATCGACGATGCGCTGCCGAAGGCGATCGTCACCGCGTCGTGCGGCATCGAAGTCGGGCGCGTGATCGATTATAAGCCCTTGATCGAAGGCGCGATTGCCTTGTCGGATCACAAGCCTGACGCCGTCATCATCAAGCAGCGTCCGCAAAATCTGTGGGAACTGCAAAGCGGTCAGTACGACTGGGACGAGTCGGCGGCCAAGGCAACGCCGGCCGAGTGCGTGCCGGTGGCGGCGACCGATCCACTCTACATTCTCTATACGTCGGGTACGACCGGCCAGCCGAAGGGTGTGGTCCGCGACAATGGTGGTCACCTCGTCGCACTGAACTGGTCGATGAAGAATATCTACGACGTCGAACCGGGTGAAGTGTGGTGGGCCGCCTCGGACGTGGGCTGGGTCGTCGGCCACTCCTACATCGTTTATGCGCCGCTGATCTACGGGGCGACGACGGTCGTCTATGAGGGCAAGCCGGTCGGAACACCGGACGCCGGTGCCTTCTGGCGGATGATCGAACAGCACAATGTCGTCTCGCTGTTTACCGCGCCGACGGCGTTTCGCGCCATCAAACGCGATGATCCGAAGGCCGAGCTGATGGCTAAGTATGACCTCAGCAAGTTCCGCATTCTCTTCCTCGCCGGCGAGCGCACCGATCCCGATACCCTGCAATGGGCGATGAACGCGGTCAAACGCCCGGTCATCGACCACTGGTGGCAGACCGAGACCGGCTGGGCGATTGCCGCCAACTGCATGGGCCTCGATGTGCTGCCGGTGAAGCCAGGCTCGCCAACCCGTCCGGTGCCAGGCTGGAACGTCATGGTTCTCGACGAGGCGAACAAAGAGGTTGGACGCGGTCAGAGCGGCACGATCTGCGTGAAGCTGCCCCTGCCTCCGGGCGCGTTGCCGACGCTGTGGAACAACGATGACCGCTTCGTGAAGTCGTATCTCACCGAGTTTCCCGGCTACTATACCACCGCCGATGCCGGTTTCATGGATGAGGACGGCTACGTCTACATCATGGCCCGCACCGATGACGTCATCAACGTCGCCGGCCACCGCCTGTCGACCGGGGCGATGGAAGAGGTCCTGGCCCGTCACGACGACGTCGCGGAATGCGCCGTCGTCGGGGTTTATGACAACTTCAAGGGTCAGCTTCCCGTCGGCTTCGTGGTTCTCAAGGCGGGAGTCAGCAAGTCGCACGAGCAGATCGTCAAGGAACTGGTGAAGATGGTCCGCGACCAGATCGGTCCGGTCGCCGCCTTCAAGACCGCGACGGTGATCGATCGCCTGCCCAAGACCCGCTCCGGCAAGATCCTGCGCGGGACCATCCAGAAGATCGCCGACAACGAGCCGTGGAAAATGCCGGCGACCATCGACGATCCGGCAATCCTTGACGAGATCAAGGGCGCCCTGGAGCAGATCGGCTACGCCAGCGCCCGCAAAGAGGCAGCGTCCTCGCCGGCGGAATAA
- a CDS encoding DUF3775 domain-containing protein, translated as MLTISIEKVCYLIGKARAFDAQIAPEASELEDNPLDDPLEVLFAESDDPAIEELKRFFESLSEDETIELLALTWLGQGDYDVEEWGDALADAKEYADERRVEAFLGIPLLGDYLEEGLAEFGLSCAEFEAGRA; from the coding sequence ATGTTGACCATCTCGATCGAAAAAGTCTGTTATCTCATCGGCAAGGCGCGCGCGTTCGACGCGCAAATTGCGCCTGAGGCCTCGGAACTCGAAGACAATCCGCTCGACGATCCATTGGAGGTCTTATTCGCCGAATCCGACGATCCGGCGATTGAAGAGCTCAAAAGATTCTTCGAATCGCTGAGCGAGGACGAAACGATCGAACTGCTGGCGCTGACATGGCTGGGACAGGGGGATTACGACGTCGAAGAATGGGGCGACGCCTTGGCCGATGCGAAGGAGTACGCGGACGAGCGCCGAGTCGAGGCTTTTCTCGGCATTCCGCTTCTTGGCGATTACCTGGAGGAGGGGTTGGCGGAGTTCGGCCTGTCTTGCGCGGAATTCGAGGCGGGTCGGGCGTGA
- a CDS encoding DUF1013 domain-containing protein, with translation MAQPLMPKATAVWLVENTALTFEQIGDFCGMHALEVQAIADGEVASGMQGRDPVSAGEVTLAEIERCSTDPQFRLRPADRHVPIPEARSKGAKYTPVAKRQDRPDAIAWLLKNYPELTDAQVCKLVGTTKPTIDKIRERTHWRSADIKARNPVGLGLCNEPDLQKEVDLARARMGTVHGT, from the coding sequence ATGGCACAACCATTGATGCCGAAGGCGACGGCCGTTTGGCTGGTCGAGAACACGGCACTGACGTTCGAGCAGATTGGCGATTTCTGCGGCATGCACGCGCTCGAGGTTCAGGCGATCGCCGATGGCGAAGTCGCGTCGGGCATGCAAGGGCGCGATCCCGTATCTGCCGGCGAAGTAACCCTGGCGGAGATCGAGCGCTGCTCGACCGATCCCCAGTTTCGCCTGCGTCCCGCCGACCGCCACGTGCCAATTCCCGAAGCGCGATCTAAGGGAGCGAAGTATACGCCGGTCGCGAAGCGGCAGGATCGTCCGGACGCCATCGCCTGGCTGCTGAAGAATTATCCCGAACTCACCGATGCCCAGGTGTGCAAACTTGTCGGCACGACCAAGCCGACGATCGACAAGATTCGCGAACGCACACACTGGCGTTCCGCCGACATCAAGGCACGCAATCCTGTTGGCCTCGGGTTATGCAACGAGCCCGACCTGCAGAAGGAGGTCGACCTTGCGCGCGCCCGGATGGGCACCGTGCACGGGACCTAG
- the rpmE gene encoding 50S ribosomal protein L31, with product MKKDIHPDYHEIIVEMTDGSRFTTRSTWGSEGEVLKLGIDSKTHPAWTGVHRLMDSGGQLAKFNKRFKGFGLKAT from the coding sequence ATGAAGAAGGACATTCACCCGGATTACCACGAGATCATCGTGGAGATGACGGACGGCAGCCGCTTTACCACGCGATCGACCTGGGGCAGCGAAGGCGAAGTCCTGAAGCTCGGCATCGATTCGAAGACCCATCCGGCCTGGACAGGGGTCCACCGCCTGATGGATTCGGGCGGTCAGCTCGCCAAGTTCAACAAAAGGTTCAAGGGTTTCGGCCTGAAGGCCACCTAA
- the cyaY gene encoding iron donor protein CyaY gives MVDEGQFVRMADKTIADLFDRLEEEIGETAEVDLHEGVLTVALDGGGQYVINKNAPNRQIWLSSPVSGAAHFGYDDERGWISTRGGERLLAILEREFSAAAGSAIVLG, from the coding sequence ATGGTGGACGAGGGCCAGTTCGTACGCATGGCGGACAAGACGATCGCTGACCTATTCGATCGTCTGGAGGAGGAGATTGGCGAGACGGCAGAAGTCGATCTGCACGAAGGGGTGCTGACGGTGGCGCTTGATGGCGGCGGGCAATACGTGATCAATAAGAACGCACCCAATCGCCAGATCTGGCTGTCGTCACCGGTGAGCGGTGCCGCGCACTTCGGCTACGATGACGAACGGGGCTGGATCTCGACCCGCGGCGGCGAGCGGCTACTCGCTATCCTCGAGCGCGAGTTTTCCGCCGCTGCCGGCAGCGCCATTGTGCTCGGTTAA
- a CDS encoding MFS transporter, translated as MGILFLVVFVDLVGFGVIIPLLPFYGEHFHASPSQVGLLMAIYSFGQFLAAPIWGQLSDRIGRKPVLVISLIGATLSYLWLANATSLWMLFAARAVGGVMAGNIGTAFAYVADITTPANRAKGMGVVGAAFGLGFIFGPAIGGILAGNDPAHADYVSPALTAAALSGIATLLAIFLLKESLSAETRRAHAALPRSSRWRLLATALRTPVVGRLIVIAFLSTFVFAGMETTFAMWSRRAFGWGPEQNGYIFAFVGFTSALVQGGGVGRLAKRFGERALVIGGAAALAAGMLAIPLSTTIPVLAAAMLIVALGFSLMTPSLNSLVSLAVEKSVQGGTMGVSRSATTLARVLGPSWAGLLFEHAGRDWPFLAGAVLMSGVVLIALGSTAARPACEGGDVRGADAP; from the coding sequence ATGGGAATTCTGTTTCTCGTCGTTTTCGTCGATCTGGTCGGCTTCGGGGTGATCATTCCGCTGCTGCCCTTCTACGGCGAACACTTTCACGCCTCGCCGTCGCAGGTCGGCCTGCTGATGGCCATCTACTCCTTCGGCCAATTCCTTGCCGCACCGATCTGGGGCCAGCTCAGCGACCGCATCGGCCGCAAGCCCGTGCTGGTGATCAGCCTCATCGGCGCGACACTCTCGTATCTGTGGCTGGCCAACGCCACCAGCTTGTGGATGCTGTTCGCCGCCCGTGCGGTCGGCGGGGTGATGGCCGGCAACATCGGCACAGCCTTCGCCTACGTTGCCGACATCACCACGCCCGCCAACCGCGCCAAAGGGATGGGGGTTGTGGGCGCCGCCTTCGGCCTCGGATTCATCTTCGGACCGGCGATTGGCGGCATCCTCGCCGGCAACGATCCGGCACATGCCGATTATGTCAGCCCGGCACTGACCGCGGCGGCGCTCTCCGGCATCGCCACCCTCCTTGCCATCTTCCTGCTCAAGGAATCTCTCAGTGCCGAAACCCGCCGGGCGCACGCGGCGCTGCCACGCTCGAGCCGCTGGCGTCTGCTCGCCACCGCCCTGCGCACGCCCGTCGTCGGCCGGCTGATCGTCATTGCCTTCCTATCGACGTTCGTTTTCGCCGGAATGGAAACAACCTTCGCCATGTGGTCGCGGCGCGCCTTCGGCTGGGGGCCGGAACAGAACGGCTACATATTCGCCTTTGTCGGATTTACCAGCGCGCTGGTTCAAGGCGGCGGCGTCGGCCGGCTGGCCAAACGCTTCGGCGAGCGCGCCCTGGTAATCGGTGGCGCGGCAGCCCTCGCCGCCGGCATGCTGGCAATTCCGCTCTCGACAACGATCCCGGTCCTCGCAGCGGCGATGCTGATCGTGGCGCTGGGTTTCAGCCTGATGACCCCCTCGCTCAACAGCCTCGTCTCGCTGGCCGTCGAGAAGAGCGTACAGGGCGGCACGATGGGCGTCAGCCGCTCGGCGACGACGCTCGCCCGCGTTCTCGGTCCGAGTTGGGCCGGTCTGTTATTCGAGCATGCCGGGCGAGACTGGCCGTTTCTCGCCGGAGCCGTGCTGATGAGCGGCGTCGTTTTGATCGCGCTCGGTTCGACCGCGGCAAGGCCGGCGTGCGAGGGTGGCGACGTCCGCGGCGCGGACGCCCCTTAA
- a CDS encoding peptidoglycan -binding protein, producing the protein MALRNLRGRRHLDIWPGFVDALASLLLVIIFVLLVFVLAQFFLSETLSGRDAALRQLQGQMSELANVLALERKAKDALDQQVVQLSAELQASLAAQRGLQGQVQTLTQRAEKAEGDAETSAQEAAKLTADITALQALKDDLERQAATLAQRSETAEAGLIEERKVSESARAQLALLNQQIAALRAQLSELTAALDASEKKASEQQVQIESLGSRLNAALAGKVQELARFRSEFFGRLREILGDHPDIRIVGDRFVFPSEVLFDVGSAEIGDAGREQIARVAQTLKDVSARIPADIDWILQVEGHTDKVPINTPQFPSNWELSEARAMSVLRLLIDSGIPASRLSAAGYAEFHPIDPGDGEAAYRRNRRIELKLTQR; encoded by the coding sequence ATGGCGCTTCGCAACCTCCGCGGCCGCCGTCACCTCGACATCTGGCCGGGCTTCGTCGACGCGCTGGCCAGCCTGCTCCTGGTCATCATCTTCGTTTTGCTCGTCTTCGTCCTTGCCCAGTTCTTCCTCAGCGAGACGCTGTCCGGGCGTGACGCAGCGCTGCGCCAGTTGCAAGGACAGATGAGCGAGCTGGCAAACGTCCTCGCCCTCGAACGCAAGGCGAAGGACGCGCTCGATCAGCAGGTCGTGCAGCTCTCCGCCGAGCTGCAGGCATCGCTGGCGGCGCAGCGGGGACTGCAGGGACAGGTGCAAACGCTGACCCAGCGGGCGGAAAAAGCGGAGGGCGACGCCGAGACGAGTGCGCAGGAAGCGGCGAAACTCACGGCCGACATTACCGCCTTACAGGCGCTCAAGGACGACCTCGAACGCCAGGCGGCCACCCTCGCCCAGCGCAGCGAGACAGCCGAGGCCGGCCTGATCGAAGAGCGCAAGGTCTCGGAGAGCGCCCGCGCCCAACTCGCACTGCTCAATCAACAGATAGCCGCCCTGCGCGCCCAGCTCAGCGAACTCACCGCCGCCCTCGACGCGTCCGAGAAGAAGGCATCCGAACAGCAGGTTCAGATCGAATCGCTGGGATCACGGCTCAACGCCGCGCTGGCCGGCAAAGTGCAGGAACTCGCCCGCTTCCGCTCGGAGTTCTTCGGCCGGCTGCGCGAGATCCTCGGTGATCATCCCGACATCCGTATCGTCGGCGATCGCTTCGTCTTCCCCTCCGAGGTACTGTTCGACGTCGGCTCGGCCGAGATCGGTGATGCCGGCCGGGAACAGATCGCGCGGGTCGCCCAGACTCTCAAGGATGTCTCCGCCCGCATCCCCGCCGACATCGACTGGATCTTGCAGGTGGAGGGTCATACCGACAAGGTGCCGATCAATACGCCGCAGTTCCCGTCCAACTGGGAACTTTCGGAGGCACGGGCGATGTCGGTGCTGCGTCTTCTAATCGACAGTGGCATTCCTGCCTCCCGGCTCTCCGCCGCAGGTTACGCCGAATTCCATCCCATCGATCCCGGTGATGGCGAAGCCGCCTACCGGCGCAACCGCCGCATTGAATTGAAGCTAACTCAGCGCTAA
- a CDS encoding flagellar motor protein MotA codes for MTKPRRFLIRMLVFLAAVGGVVAALHSGLEHAFFANAPLNGLIIGVFLLGVIYNIRQVLSLGPEVAWIERYRGDRRTGDAGLAGTAPVSAAPPHLLAPMAAMLGERKGRLQLSAPAMRSLLDGIASRLDESRDLSRYVIGLLIFLGLLGTFWGLSQTIGAIGDVIRGLQVGGGDVGEVFESLKRGLGVPLSGMGTAFSSSLFGLGGSVVLGFLDLQAGQAQNRFFNDLEEWLSGSTRLSSGALPGDGEQSMPVYVQALLEQTAESLETLQRTLTRGEEARIATNTHIMGLAEKIGTLTDQMRAEQQLMLKLGEGQAELRPILARLAEAFRAPQAGGMDDATRGHIRNLDVYVARLIEEMIAGREEIVRQVRSDIKLLARTIAAVADEAGRQG; via the coding sequence ATGACCAAGCCACGCCGCTTCCTGATCCGCATGCTCGTCTTCCTCGCCGCGGTTGGCGGCGTCGTCGCCGCGCTGCATTCAGGCCTCGAGCACGCGTTTTTTGCCAACGCGCCGCTTAACGGCCTGATCATCGGCGTCTTCCTGCTTGGCGTGATCTACAACATCCGCCAGGTCCTGAGCCTGGGTCCCGAGGTTGCCTGGATCGAGCGGTATCGCGGCGACAGGCGGACAGGCGACGCGGGCCTCGCGGGAACTGCACCTGTGAGCGCCGCACCACCGCATCTCCTCGCCCCGATGGCGGCGATGCTGGGCGAACGCAAGGGCCGGCTGCAGCTTTCGGCGCCAGCGATGCGCTCGCTGCTCGATGGCATCGCCTCGCGCCTTGATGAGTCGCGGGATCTGTCCCGCTACGTCATCGGCCTTTTGATTTTCCTCGGCCTGCTGGGCACGTTCTGGGGGCTCTCGCAGACGATCGGCGCCATCGGTGATGTCATCCGCGGGCTGCAGGTGGGCGGCGGTGACGTCGGCGAAGTGTTCGAATCGCTGAAGCGCGGCCTCGGCGTACCGTTGTCGGGCATGGGGACGGCGTTTTCGTCCTCGCTGTTCGGACTCGGCGGCTCTGTCGTCCTCGGCTTCCTCGATCTGCAGGCGGGCCAAGCGCAGAACCGCTTCTTCAACGACCTCGAGGAATGGCTTTCGGGCTCCACCCGGCTGTCATCCGGCGCCCTGCCCGGCGATGGCGAGCAGTCGATGCCGGTCTACGTCCAGGCGCTGCTCGAGCAGACGGCGGAGAGCCTTGAGACCCTGCAGCGAACCCTGACCCGCGGCGAGGAAGCGCGCATCGCCACCAACACCCACATCATGGGCCTTGCTGAAAAGATCGGCACCCTTACCGACCAGATGCGCGCGGAGCAGCAACTGATGCTGAAGCTGGGCGAGGGCCAGGCCGAGCTGCGGCCGATCCTCGCTCGTCTCGCCGAAGCCTTTCGCGCCCCGCAGGCCGGCGGCATGGACGATGCGACACGCGGGCACATCCGCAACCTCGACGTCTATGTCGCGCGGCTGATCGAGGAGATGATCGCCGGTCGCGAGGAAATCGTCCGCCAGGTCCGCAGCGACATCAAGCTGCTGGCCCGGACCATCGCCGCCGTCGCCGACGAAGCGGGCCGGCAGGGCTGA
- a CDS encoding inositol monophosphatase translates to MILRSPLLNVMTAAAQKAAKGLIRDFGELEQLQVSKKGPADFVSKADHRAEGVLRTELHKARPTYGMLMEESGSYAGTDTSNRWIVDPLDGTTNFLHGIPHFSISIALERDGEPFAGVVYSPIVDEMFVAERGSGAFLNGRRLRVSGRRRLDESVFATGIPFKGQPDHALFLSQLRAVMEVVAGVRRYGSAALDLAYVAAGRFDGYWENGLNPWDIAAGIVLIREAGGFVTDLAGGRRMMSGGGILAGNADLHPQLATLVSAGGTGARGIDATAASL, encoded by the coding sequence ATGATCCTACGCTCCCCCTTGCTCAACGTCATGACCGCCGCCGCGCAGAAGGCGGCGAAGGGTCTTATCCGCGACTTCGGCGAACTCGAGCAGCTTCAGGTCTCGAAAAAAGGGCCGGCAGATTTCGTCAGCAAGGCCGATCATCGCGCCGAAGGCGTCCTGCGCACGGAACTGCACAAGGCGCGGCCGACGTATGGAATGCTGATGGAGGAATCCGGATCTTATGCCGGAACGGATACCTCCAACCGCTGGATCGTCGATCCCCTCGATGGAACGACAAACTTCCTCCACGGCATCCCCCATTTTTCGATTTCGATTGCTCTCGAGCGCGACGGCGAGCCTTTCGCCGGTGTCGTCTATTCGCCGATCGTCGATGAGATGTTCGTCGCCGAACGTGGCTCCGGCGCGTTCCTCAACGGTCGCCGCCTTCGCGTCTCCGGACGACGGCGCCTCGATGAATCGGTTTTTGCCACCGGCATTCCGTTCAAAGGGCAGCCGGATCACGCCTTGTTCCTGAGCCAGTTGCGCGCGGTGATGGAGGTGGTGGCCGGCGTGCGTCGCTATGGCTCGGCGGCCCTCGACCTCGCGTACGTCGCCGCCGGGCGCTTTGACGGATACTGGGAAAACGGCCTCAATCCGTGGGATATCGCCGCTGGGATTGTCCTGATCCGCGAGGCGGGAGGGTTTGTAACCGATCTTGCCGGAGGGCGGCGAATGATGTCCGGCGGCGGCATCCTCGCCGGCAACGCTGATCTCCACCCCCAGCTTGCCACCCTGGTCAGTGCCGGTGGCACCGGTGCGAGGGGCATCGATGCCACTGCGGCATCATTGTGA
- the efp gene encoding elongation factor P: MKISGNAIRPGNIIEHQGRLWRAVKIMHTQPGKGGAYLQVELKDIRDGTKLNERFRSSESVERVRLDQRDFQYLFSDGDMHTFMDCETFDQIAVSTDIVGEDQVPFLQENMKVTIESYEESPLNVQLPDQVVLQVVEADAVVKGQTAASSYKPAILENGVKVLVPPFVESGTRIVVATADATYVERAKD; the protein is encoded by the coding sequence ATGAAGATCAGCGGGAACGCCATCCGCCCAGGAAACATCATCGAGCATCAAGGTCGCCTATGGCGGGCGGTGAAGATCATGCACACCCAGCCGGGCAAGGGGGGTGCTTATCTGCAGGTGGAGCTCAAGGACATCCGGGACGGCACTAAGCTCAACGAGCGGTTTCGCTCCTCGGAGAGCGTCGAGCGGGTGCGCCTCGATCAGCGCGACTTCCAGTACCTGTTCAGCGACGGCGACATGCATACCTTCATGGATTGCGAGACCTTTGATCAGATCGCCGTGAGCACCGATATCGTCGGCGAGGATCAGGTGCCGTTCCTGCAGGAGAATATGAAGGTCACTATCGAATCCTACGAGGAAAGCCCACTCAACGTGCAGCTCCCCGATCAGGTGGTGCTGCAGGTGGTCGAGGCCGACGCCGTGGTCAAGGGACAGACGGCGGCCTCCTCGTACAAGCCGGCGATCCTGGAAAACGGTGTGAAGGTCCTGGTTCCACCGTTCGTCGAGTCGGGGACGCGCATCGTCGTCGCCACGGCGGATGCGACCTACGTCGAACGCGCCAAAGACTGA
- a CDS encoding transporter yields the protein MRSFAARTCLMAGTAGVCLVHPAFAEDTSMPNMSTQSDDPLTHGQGMMPFHSAPDPAGLAGTRLHKPGQIMFTYRYMHMDMSQLADGDDDLSPKDVATMRNHNAGKPGQPLTWRSAPQNMTVDMHMFGVMAGVTDDLSVMVMLPYVTKQMEMVTFSGMTGTTELGTSKNETSGIGDVAASALYRLYEDQTHHVHMQAGLSFPTGSTTEKGRMLMANGQVMEMRLPYGMQLGTGTYGLLPGLTYWGARGSWNWGAQALGQINLGENDQGYTFGDRAFSTAWGGYSLGLGFSISARLSQTYVGDIDGKDSRVTGPTPTADPNNYGGWNTSAGFGVNYRVADGPLMGLNPGVEVSVPLYQNVNGPQLKEAWTVFAGVRKTFTF from the coding sequence ATGCGTTCGTTTGCTGCGCGCACCTGCCTTATGGCGGGAACGGCGGGGGTGTGCCTTGTGCATCCCGCATTCGCCGAAGATACCTCGATGCCGAACATGTCGACCCAATCGGATGACCCTCTGACGCACGGTCAGGGGATGATGCCTTTCCATTCTGCGCCTGACCCTGCAGGCCTTGCCGGCACCCGGCTGCACAAGCCGGGCCAAATCATGTTCACGTACCGCTATATGCACATGGACATGTCGCAATTGGCCGACGGCGACGACGACCTCAGTCCTAAGGACGTCGCCACGATGCGCAACCATAACGCCGGCAAACCGGGGCAACCTCTGACATGGCGGAGCGCTCCGCAGAACATGACCGTCGACATGCACATGTTCGGCGTGATGGCCGGCGTGACGGACGATCTCTCCGTTATGGTCATGCTCCCCTACGTCACCAAGCAGATGGAAATGGTGACCTTTAGCGGCATGACCGGCACCACCGAGCTCGGAACCTCGAAGAACGAGACGTCCGGGATCGGCGATGTTGCCGCGAGTGCTCTTTACCGACTGTATGAGGACCAGACCCATCACGTTCACATGCAAGCCGGCCTAAGCTTCCCCACGGGCTCGACGACCGAAAAGGGCCGCATGCTGATGGCCAACGGTCAGGTCATGGAGATGCGCTTGCCGTACGGCATGCAACTCGGCACCGGGACCTATGGTCTTCTGCCCGGACTGACGTACTGGGGGGCGAGGGGATCATGGAACTGGGGCGCGCAGGCGCTCGGCCAGATCAATCTGGGCGAGAACGACCAAGGGTATACCTTCGGCGATCGCGCGTTTTCCACAGCCTGGGGCGGTTACAGTCTCGGCCTCGGGTTCAGCATCTCGGCGCGGCTCAGTCAGACGTATGTCGGCGACATCGACGGCAAGGATAGCCGGGTCACCGGCCCGACACCGACAGCCGATCCCAACAACTACGGCGGTTGGAACACCAGCGCCGGGTTCGGGGTCAATTACCGGGTCGCGGACGGTCCGCTCATGGGGCTCAACCCCGGTGTGGAAGTCAGCGTGCCGCTTTACCAGAACGTCAATGGACCGCAGCTCAAGGAGGCATGGACCGTCTTCGCCGGCGTCCGCAAGACGTTCACGTTCTAG
- a CDS encoding DsrE family protein, giving the protein MRTMLRNLLIAFITITAFAGSPAAADTRGSLFVNLTTEDGHRADMALTFSGAMLERGHPVAIWLNDKGVLIASREHAGKFAAQRKTLADLMAKGATVIVCPLCMKYYGIRESDLIEGARVGNPDLTSGLLFKDDAKTLTW; this is encoded by the coding sequence ATGCGAACGATGCTACGCAACCTGCTGATTGCCTTCATTACGATCACCGCCTTTGCGGGATCGCCGGCCGCTGCCGACACCCGCGGCTCACTGTTTGTCAACCTGACGACCGAGGACGGTCATCGGGCCGATATGGCGTTGACGTTCTCCGGCGCGATGCTGGAGCGCGGACACCCGGTGGCGATCTGGCTGAACGACAAGGGTGTGCTGATCGCCTCGAGAGAACACGCGGGCAAGTTTGCCGCACAGCGGAAGACGTTGGCGGACCTGATGGCGAAGGGAGCGACGGTGATCGTCTGTCCGTTGTGCATGAAATACTATGGAATCCGGGAAAGCGATTTGATCGAAGGGGCGAGGGTCGGCAATCCGGACCTGACCAGCGGCCTCTTGTTCAAGGACGACGCCAAAACGCTCACCTGGTAA